The genomic region AAATTCAGAACAAGAAGAAGCCCTAGGGCGGCGCACGGGAGAGAACGCTCGGGTGCCGCACCTGATTCCAGCCCAGAAGTacgaaaagaagaagaaaagtgatGGTAACGAGGGTGATGAAACATGTGCTGTGTGCTTGGAAGAGTTCGAAGAGGGTGAAGAGTTGAGGAGGCTTCCGGAATGCATGCACTTTTTCCACGTGGCGTGCATAGACGCGTGGCTCTACTCCCATTCCAACTGTCCCGTTTGCCGGGTCCACGCCACGCCCTCGCCGGCGTTGAATGCGCAACACACCATAGATATCATGCAAATAGCTCGCGTTCAAAATGGCTCTGCACGACTTGAAATAATATTGACCTGAAATATCTGCATGTCATCTTCTTAATCCAACCCAATGTAAATCTATAAGATAATTAAGAGCCATGAACTGAAACCCATGATAataattacaatatatatatacatatatatgtatgtgcgCGAGCTGATAATTAACGtaaaactagtaaaaaaaatatatattatgtgtagcaggttttctttattttgatgataattaactttaaaattatattaacaaatgtttgacacctaataaaaaatatctgcTAGAAAAGAAATTTAGCTGAGGTGAGGATTCATTAGAATTGGTGCACGTCACTTCGAGTTCGATTGAATACGCAACCGactattttcaatatattaacCAAATAGAAATTGGAATCGGGAAAAAATGATCCATGCGAGTCACAATCCCATCACAATCCTAGattgttttataattattgtttcaCTCTAAATTGTCACGCTTCATTCTTATTCTATAAGGAACTAATTGAACACATTAGcgtaaacatatttttatccattagtccctatatattaaaaagagtTAACTATgttgtttggaaaaaaaattattgaaaaaagatAGACTTGAAAGCATAAGTTACACATCAAAACTCTAATCCCCTAAGGCGACCTGGGTCTTATCTAGTTGGATATctttttaagtattattttaacTGATGACATCTTGGAGTGTTAAAAATTACTCCTCAAAAGGTTTAGTGACGGACAACCAGCCACAAGTGAAATATGAGTATACTTTTTTATCTTGAAGTTGTTGGTTTCAACTTATGGAttttgaaaacacaaaaatttcacaagtatttttataaataaattaattgaaaaatattttcataaataaattgattaaattttttgaaataaattaaaataaagtgttatgctttattaattttaagatatcATGTAACCGTGGGAGTCATTATTTCTTCAAAGAATCAAGCACCATCATTTAAGTGTTATTTTAATCATTCGATCCAATCATTtcagttttattaatttatcatccaATCGacttagtttaaaattttaatatgatcTGATTCGATCCAATTTAAAGCAATTTGGATTGAATCGGCTTTCAATTTTattcttacttttattttcagaaaaaatattaaataagaaatagaatatatatatatatatatatatatatatatatatatatatatataataaatataataaaaaataatttaaaacaccAAATATTTTGTAGtagcaaataacacaagaatagagattgaattgtgtttttagaaattttaaactttttcttaGATTGAAAATGCATTTAGCATTTGATGTAGATTTAACAAAAAAGGATAAGGGAAgtttaagaaaatttttatcatacaataagaaaaacaattttcttgataaagcaaaaacaaatgtaagatctaaaatcaaatttgaatccTTTGTCAATTAACACAAagataaacattaaataaaagcatACAAGAGTTTATATTAAATCGTCTTTATTCCAAGATTACGTCTGGTTCTTGGCAACCCAccaaattttcactaatttATCACAAATTTACAAGTACAAGTAATCTTCACAACCACTTTTGACTTAACTCAATATTATTTGTCCTACCAAGTCATTGCTAACTCTaaacaaatcaataaaatttgttgaaagttTGTACACTGACTAATATTAGATCATCTTCCAAATAGATATATCTCTCAACACTTTAGTTTTTTCTCTCAAGGTTTACAAGGTGTTTTGAGAGCGTAGTATTTATACAAAGATTTACAGaaagctttaaaaaaaataatttgtatattgtttcttcaaaaaaatttctatttgtaGCCCTCATCTTCAAGTATATGGTATTCTTGGTCAACCCTCTTGACTcacttaaaaaagtaatttaaaaaagcaCATGAACAAGTTTCCAGATGCCACTACTCGTCAAACCTATGCTTCTAGTTTGGTGATAAAAGGAGAAAAACCATAGAGATGGAATGGATTACtgagaacaaaaaataagttacaagAATCCAGCAGGTCTAAACAGATTAAATGGCAGGCAGTGTCTATAACTtggagaaacaagaaaataaagtcatcaaattcaaattcaaatgtcttTCACCCTTAATAAATACAAGTCAACTGTACAATTGGTAACAAGTACTGTTATGAAACACGATAGCACCAAACTTATAGACATAATTTCTCCAAACTATTAAACCATATTAGTTTTATAGGCTTGTGACTATAAGTAGACAGTAGCAATGTTTGAATATACTGTCCTAACACTAGCTTTAGAGATCCAACAAAAAGTTCTCAACATCAGTCCCTGAATTATATTTGCAAGAACTATTTATGAAATCTTTGGAAATCACACAATCTAAATCATCTTAGCatgtaaaatatttagaaaaaatatgtttatgatGTTACCTTGTTGTAGCAGCAATTCCAAAAGGTATTGCAGATGTAAGTAACATTACTAACATATTGTGTTGTTTGGTATTTAGTCACTTGGACATGATAGCTTTGATATTCAAGAGGAGCTTCCTTTGAATCCACTGAAATATGTCTGTTGAAAGGGTTAAAACCTGCAAAGTAGCTCTCATCGCATCAGTAAGAAGTAACTGTGATTAAATAAACCAAAGAATCATGGCACTTCTGCATCATGAgaattaatcattgttatcactTATCAGCATTAGATCTAACTACAGATGAATTAGTATCTATGTAAAAAGTTACAGAACATTATATCTCATTAAATTATACGCATCAGCATATCATTGATTGAAAGGGCCCCCTGCGtataattgtaaaattattgGAACACCAGTTTATGactcactattttctttaaaacaagTTGCAAAACCAGTTCAATAACAATTGGAACCAGGCAAACAATTCTTGAACTTTTTCTGAgcaattcaatgttcaaataaaCAAAGATCGAGACAGGGGCTTCAATGTGTGTATCTGAACCATAATTAACATAACAGATTCCCAAGCCTTCTTTGTGAGATTTTCATACAAACCCATCTCAGTCGTAGAATGACTTAGCCTAAGTCTTAATTATGTTTTACCAAACAAAATTGAACATCTTGACAGATTTTCAATAGTTGAACATCTTCTACATGGTCTCTTTAACGTTTCAACTTGAGATTACTTGGCAGTTGCACTCCAAAGCTTTAATGTCAACTAGAACAATAGAAAATCTGATGCATAAAGCTTTAACGTTTCAACTTGAGCAAaaggtatattattattaaaaatagtctCAAGACTCTAGAAAAGCAAGATACAAAAAGAGGGGAATCTGATACAAAaggtatattattaataaagccTTAATTCAAAAAGTAATTTTCATAGCTACCCTTGCTTGCatgaaaaattatcaataacaaTCTCTAACAAGATTCACAATGAGAAGTATTTTTCAATGACACCCAAGCAAGCAAGCAAACACACACAAACATGGATTGGATTCCCTTTCATCAATTGGCTTTACGAAATGATCTCTTCAACAAAGAGAATGAAAACCGAAAAGAATCGAACCCGTGATCATGATTTGGATCTAGATCTCGTGGTTTTGGGGATCTAGATGGTGTTCTTGAGATATAGCAgctgatttaataaaaaaaaatgtttcacatCAATTGTATTAACAACCGATGTAAAAAGACCAAAATGGCCAatcattttaaacaattaaaggatcaaattaatcattttaacaATTAAGGACATGATTGTTGCCTTTCAAACAATTAAGGGatcaaattaatcattttaacaattgagggaacaaataaaaacttaaattataaataagggACCAAATGTATTCCAATTACCCTCCTCCAAAAATTTCTACTAAAAAGTTAGACGTTTATCTTCCATAATCCATATagttagaggaaaaaaaaaaccctgtgATCGTATCTTGCACTCTCACATTGTGACCCATATTTTTAATTGCTCagaagtaaacaaaacgagtaCACAACGAAGACCAAGTAGCACCAAACTATAGATGTCGGAACAATGCTGCAAGGAAACAAATAATCTAAGATAATTATGCAACTACGGTTGGATGGACATTTATAAATACAAACTCCGCAGGAGACAAGACTGCATGTACGTAAACTACAAAGAATTGTACGAAATGCCAGTTAGTTTAAAAAGTTGATTTCTGAGTATAGCAGAAATTGCCAGGAAAGTCCCCATTGAAGATAGCGATGATCTTTGGAATTAAACCCCAAAGTTAaatcttgatatttttttctttttcttttatagggATTGGCCACTCTTAGAAGGGTGAATATTAACATGGAATGAAGAAAGGTGTCCATTagcataaagaaaaaggaaaaaaagaaacctTAGTGCCATTATCAATTTCCCACCTTTCCTTGCCTTGTCATGTTTTAGGCTTTCGAAAGACAGACGAAGAACAATTGAGTATCATCACGAATAAATGCCACACACCGACAATACATGCATTTTTCCTCCATACACATTATAATTCCaattctgaaaaagaaaagcactaaaacaaaaacaaaataccaTATACGAAGGTTTTGCCGAAGAGCCAGCACTCAGCACAGCTAGCCAGTTTTAGCGTTGCATTTACAGGTAAAGGACAATCAAAgaattaaatactttttaattaaagaaacatGGAGAGAACTTACACCATAATCCGTGACACATTTTAAAACCCCAAACACTAACATAGAGAGCACATAAAACCACACAACAAAATTATGGGAATTCCCACATCATGAACTGAAATCAGATGCAACAAACTCCAGTCAACCACCAGACCCGGCAAAACACCAATCAAGTGACATCATCAGCAAGGGAGATGCTATCTGCTTCCCTGTATATATGCATTTGCTCCATAATGGAATTGAGACAATCTTTGACTAAGCAGCAAGAACTATGATCACGATGAGAAGCACAATCCCAAAAATCACCAAAAGCAAGCAtgtctttgaagaaaaaagaaaagaaaataacacaaAGTTAACAAAGGAAAATACACAGAACTTTCAAAgggaaataatataaaaactaaaggTTTGACTAAAGATCAAGGTGGTAGACAGTCTATGATAATTCCTGTAAGTAGGAAACTACAAAAGGTAATAATGTGAGTAAATCGATCAATTTATTCACAATcggattatatttatttgatacaCTATTGCCAATATTAGTATTGAAAAAGAATACAattgagaaaacaaacaaattccATCAACCACTGCTTCTCTGCCCTCTTGTGCCGACAACGCAATAATCTGTATGCAATATGCAAACTGAATACTAGACAAAACTAGAATAGCCCAACTACATAGATCCAAGATGCACTGCATGAGTCTTGGTCATTTGTAGAACTACGGACCATGTATTCTAGTCATTAATAAATTTAGACTAAATGTCAGTTTTGATCTATTATGTTTTAGTATTGTTTCATTTTGGTCATGATTTCAGCATCACAAGCCTATACAAAACTATTTTAAAGTCAAACCCCTTTATTTGGCCCTAAGTCAATCCTCTTCAGGAGATACCTCCTTCGGAGATTACACatataaaaattcatttcatgGAAGCAGGTTAAGATTTACAAAGAGTAATAAAATTGCAATAAGAAACTTGATATATTACCAAAGAGGAATTTGATCTTTGGGTTTTTGAAGCTTTTGCAAGTTGAGATTTTGCTTGTGCAGTTGCTGCATGGGAGTTCTCAATGTTGGAGCCAATATCATCTACAAAATGAAATTTAGTGGCATTAGATAGCGTGAACAGGTacagaaaaataaattcattcagTAAAATAAAGATGCAAGTAATCAGGAAGAACAAAAGGGAATGGAATAAATTACCAATCATGGCTCCTTGCTCATGGACAAGCACAGCAAGATCTTTGAAGATCTCATTAACTTCACCAATTTGCTGTTGTATTTCTTGAATGCCTTGCTCCCTTTCCTCAATAATAGCCTCATTGAAGGCAATCTCATTATCTAAGAATAAAACCTCCTGCCTGCAGCATGAATAATGCAATAGCTAAGGTACTAAAATAATGCAATGtggagaatttgaaaattttgataaCATAAATGAATTCAGTTGTTCATCTACTTTAGCGACACAATGGAGAATCCTACCATTGATTATGCCACCACCAATTCCATTGCACcacaaaatctttaaaaaaaaaaagaggggggAGGGATGGGACTAAGGGGGGGAGAGAGAGCGCTTTTGGTATCAATTCTTTTCAGCATAATAGTATGTtgcaaatgaatttttttttatcctggGTTAAAGACCACAAGTGCTTCTCAACCCACTGGGTTAGAGACTAATCTTGATCGCGATGCGTTACTGCTGCTAGCTCAAGGGAATTTTGCACATAGAGGGAATCTAATATGGGTTCTCCAGCTAAATAGATTGTTTCCTCACTTGTGAATAAAGCGGCTGGAACAAAAAAATGAGGTTATAACGGAGGCACCATCGGAACTTGTCAGAATCGTCCCAAAAATCTGAGATAAGGTTGCAATGGAGGGGCAACCTAGGCACTGGAAGCATGGCTAGAACGGGTTGTTCATGCGCTGGCAGAAGGACGCACAAAAAAACTGTTTGGCACGGAGAAGAAGGGCACGTGGATGCACGTGAGGCAACAGCGTGACCACTGTTGAATAGATCAGCAGACGGCGAGCACGATGGTGTAATATCCGGTCAAAATGGCAGAGGTGGCCGAAAAAGTCACCAGAGAAGGAAAAAAGGTCGCCTGACTAAGGTCAGTGAGAAAAGGGGTGAATTGAAGACTAAACAGTTTgcgaacttctttttttttatcactaggGACAGTGGGTCCTTCGGGCAAGAAAGGTTTGTGCCTCTATTAGGCTCTAGATACCATATTGAAAAGAAAGGACAAAGGCATATTGTGACTGTAAACCATGTGTCTGAATACAACACGGATGAGAAATTATATAGGCTTATTgcaataattacaaataaatggAGGATATCTGGTTTCCTCTTCATCAGATATTATGTGCCTATAATCTACATTAATTACAGAATACTCCTATTGATTCTTAAGAATTATAATACCTACTTATAATCTAGTTATTTATTAGGTATACTTATAGTTATGTAAATACCCAAATCATGAGCACCCCTACATGAGAGTGAGATTCAAGAGATCTTGCATCATTTTGAGGCATCCGATGAAGAGGGAGTGGGAGATGCTCCAATTGATAACAATGAAGAGGATTATATTGGGGTTCCAGAAAATGATTAGAGTCTTTAtgtttgcattattttttttttggaaggcaacaaatatagtatattttattaatcataGAAACAGCAGCACCAGAGGTACTGCTGGTGACTTATACATAAGTGCAAGGCACCTGATAACATCTACCAGCATAATTAAAAACCAAGCTATGACCCCACCACATATCTAGATCTGACTAACCCAAATTAACCAAAATAGTCCCCAAGATTGGAAGACCAGTGGTTGAACGAAGTACAGAACTTTTTATCTCTGGTCTTTACCCATGACCATGTTAGGAGTAAAGCGTCTTCCATCACTTTGGCTGGATCAAACCGGTGGCCTTGGAATACCAAGAGATTCCTATGCTGCCATATTGAGCTTGTTAATGCAATCCACCATCGACACCATGTTTTATGATTCTTCCCACCTCCAAAGCCATCACAGAATTGGGCAAAGTGAGATGCTGGCTTAGCTGCAAGTGGACCAACTATCCTACTCCAGCTCAGAGATTCCCACCTTTATGTTTGCATTATGTAGTTATGCTTctatcattttgttattttgaactCTTGAATGAGTTTGTTAGGTTATCATTGTTCAtagttctttttgttttgaacaaTTCAACTCTTTAATGAGTTTGTTAGGCATTGGTTATTGTGaactcatgaaacttgtcatgtttttcatttatatatgtgtacacacacacacatatatattttaattacttataccaattgttttttagttttattatttgcatTTACTGTTATGTCTactgtttttttacttttttaatttttatatattattttgttagtatttaaaattatatatatatttggtccGCCATGGCTTCCACCATTTCCGCAACGTCATCCGCCATAAATTTATGGCGGATATTTTGGCTTGCCGCCATGGTCCGCCATCCGCCATAAACAACACTGGTAGTACTAAATGCAAAAGTTAAATTGGAAAGATAGCCATTTTCTGATAAATAATTGATGTTCAGTTATCCAATAAACATAGAGAGGTTCCTTTTTTTGGGTAACCACTATAATTAGAGCCTTTGGTGtattaatcaattcatgttCCTttgaatcaccaaaaaagaaaaagaaaaaagcaacaATTCTTTTTTGGCCTAATGTAATTTTTCAAATGATTAATACTGATCATtgacttaaaattacatttcaatGTGTGACACCAACATCACTGATTTACTActaaaagtactaataatatatgAGAAATCACCTCCTTGATTCCACAAGCAGGGCACGCTGTTCTGGTGACTTATCAGAACCAACATCTACTTCGCTAGCTGTATAGCTGCAAACCAAAATGAAAATCCCATGTCATAACCATTGAATATAACGGTAATGAGAACTAATGCCAACAGAACACTTATATTGACTACATAAGAAAAATTGATCATCAAGAAAACAAGTGCATCAAATTAAGCCGCAAAATTCTCAAAGTAACCTACTCTTCACTCTTCATTGTTCAAAAAACGAAGCCAcacacttaaaaacaaaagagaaacacAGGATTTCCCCTAAACTTTTACAGGCtctaataataatacataaatcACCTCGAAGGAAGGACTGCTTGTGGAACAAAAGGAGTGTACGCTGTTTCCCTCTCAGCTGCAAGACGTTGTGCCTTCTGAAACTCTTTCAACACTGCCTGAAAATCTTTCGCAAGTTTAGCATCTGCAATCTTCTTGCTTGCCTGCAATAATAAGAAATGTTTTTGAGGCAAAAGACATGGAAGGTCATGGAACCCTAAAATGCAATAAAGACATTGCCCGTAACAAGTTTTCACagtattcattaaaaaatgagGCAGATTGATTATGAAATTACCAATTCAGTAAAACTGACAGCAACAATTTAAGCAAAAACAGTGTTTAGAGAAGTTCATGCATTTTGGAAGTTGATCACAAAATACTGAGACTGAGACCATATGAACAAACCGATTTGCACATGCAGATGCAGTACAATACAAGATAAAGTTTCAAACTTACATTAACTTCAGCATGGTGATCAATGTCACTGGCTTGCTTAAGTTTAGCTGATGTATCTTTCACCAATTGCCCAATATGTAGTCTTGTCTTGTGGCTGCAAGTTCAAAAATAGTCTAACACAGTAAGAACCTAAGAGATTCTTGTTCCactaaattaaaacataatatacAAAAGGGAGCTGAGTTCAGTTTGCAAGGCTGAAAAGGGAGTTCAGTTTCCCAAGATCCCTCAACTTCATTTACTTTTGAATCACGAAGTTTCATTTTACAATAGTATAACTACTCAAAACATTATAAGTACTGGGGGAAATCATCATTGGACAGAGTGTCCTGTTCCTGATATGAAAAATTAGCACATTAGCATATCACTATTATAGCTTAATCCTGACTAAAGAAACAATTGAGAGGAAACAGGACCTCAATCAAAGTATCAACAATAGAAATGCTGATAATTCCTCCCATCTGCTTTTCAATTGACTCTTTCGGAAGTGGAAAAACAGTGGGATACAACCAAATGTTAAAGACTTGATAACTTAAAACGAACCCAAGGCAGTTAACAAGCAACTTGAAATTTCATTAACGAAGTAACCtcaaatcaccaaaaaaaaaaaaaggtccaCTGCAATTGAATTGAGAAAATGTGCAAGTTATTGTAACTCGAAGGGCAATTCAGCtgaatcaacaaaataaaattggtcGTATTTCTTGGGGAAACGAAAAAAGCAATGATAAATTGTTAAAAGAACTAACAGTTTTTCGCGGAGGTCGGGGGTGTCTTTGGGGGTTCCGAGGGTGTTGACGAGTCTCTGGAAGGTGGAGACGGCGGTGTTGATCTGGAATATTCCGGCAGCCACCGCTTGCGTCGGGTCTTGCTTCCCGTTCATCAACCCGCGCCTCGAACCGAAGGGCCGCCCAGCCTCGATGTCCTGAAAGCTCATAATTCCGTTTCACTTTCTCGAGAAAATCGGGGGAATTTTCCAGAGAAAGAGAGGGAAAAGGCCACCGGGATCTGGGacgaagaaggaaaaaaagaaagaaaagaaaagaccaGAATTTGGGGAATTAGGGTAGTACAAGAAAAGCGAAGGAAGATTTGGATTCGGTGAGGTAGTTTCTTCGGTGGGTCTCTTCTATGGTTGTAATTCCCTGCCGCTAGTTGAACTGGAGGCGCTATTAGGGGCACGTGGCGGGTTTGGATAGGATGGAGTCGAGCATCTATTTTGGTGGCGTCATGGCAAATCAACAATTCCTAATTATTGGTGTTGTGCttctttagttaattttaaattgtgggGAGAGAGAGTTTATAtctaataatacaaaaaaattaaaaaattacctaaGTTATACACCGAAAATATTTATGCAGATGATACAAATTAGTATCAAGTGAATATTCCTAATAAACTCAATGTCTGaattgaaacaataaaaaatttggaACACAAGTCTtcatgttaaataaaaatattaaagaataaacattaaaataactaGGGCCCTattcacaaaagaaaaaaaaaagggacctAAGGCACTTACCTTAATCACCTAACATGTTACATGACTCATCACCCATactaataattagttttttttatattattattcttgaATT from Glycine soja cultivar W05 chromosome 16, ASM419377v2, whole genome shotgun sequence harbors:
- the LOC114391233 gene encoding RING-H2 finger protein ATL39-like codes for the protein MDNGDEPLLHGKIGTILIAMGSASFLVTIFHLVILCRTHRQVANNQNSEQEEALGRRTGENARVPHLIPAQKYEKKKKSDGNEGDETCAVCLEEFEEGEELRRLPECMHFFHVACIDAWLYSHSNCPVCRVHATPSPALNAQHTIDIMQIARVQNGSARLEIILT
- the LOC114391232 gene encoding syntaxin-22-like, translating into MSFQDIEAGRPFGSRRGLMNGKQDPTQAVAAGIFQINTAVSTFQRLVNTLGTPKDTPDLREKLHKTRLHIGQLVKDTSAKLKQASDIDHHAEVNASKKIADAKLAKDFQAVLKEFQKAQRLAAERETAYTPFVPQAVLPSSYTASEVDVGSDKSPEQRALLVESRRQEVLFLDNEIAFNEAIIEEREQGIQEIQQQIGEVNEIFKDLAVLVHEQGAMIDDIGSNIENSHAATAQAKSQLAKASKTQRSNSSLTCLLLVIFGIVLLIVIIVLAA